A segment of the Zonotrichia albicollis isolate bZonAlb1 chromosome Z, bZonAlb1.hap1, whole genome shotgun sequence genome:
ATAGAAAGCCAACTAGtaggttttttattttactgttgaCAGGTGCCAATTTGCTAATTGACAGCACAGGTCATAGATTAAGAATTGCTGAttttggagctgcagccaggttgGCATCAAAAGGAACTGGTGCTGGGGAGTTTCAGGGACAGTTGTTGGGAACTATTGCATTTATGGCACCGGAGGTAAGAAAccaatttttaaagttatttcaaAAAGTTTGTTTGAAGTCTTTAAGCTAATTCATATAGCCAAGTAACATAAAATTGCTTTATATGCTTCAAATGTGTTTTAAATGCCTTTGCTCTAAAGATTGGGAATGATCATGGCGATGATGACATTTCTTTCTTGCTGTCATTGTTTCAAGCAGTTTGGTACAAGATATTGTTATCACAATGCCCAAATGCCCAAATGACCATTTGCTCAAAAACTAGCCATTGCAAGGTACTTTGCTTGCCACTTGGTCAGGCATTTTATTTACTAGATCTCTAGACCTGTGTAAATCTTGTGGCATTTACATCACTGGTCATTCTCTTAGCCTGAAATGTTAATCAGAATACACTTGTTTGGTGATGTGTTGAGGTTTACTTCTAAATGACTTAGAGCTAAGAGACTTTGAATTATATAATCTGATTTTTGGTATCTGTCTGTTCAGGTCCTGAGAGGTCAGCAATATGGGAGGAGCTGTGATGTGTGGAGCGTTGGCTGTGTTGTCATAGAAATGGCTTGTGCTAAACCTCCTTGGAATGCAGAGAAACACTCCAATCATCTTGCTCTGATATTTAAGGTATGGTTTTTTGTTATTATCAATATACTACAAAAAAAGACAAGTAATCTTGGTATACAGCGATGTGAATTTTAGAAAAGTGTGTAGCAGGGGTTGTTgcaattgggtttttttttttatgttggaGCTGTTAGCACAGAAGCAATACTGGTACCAATATAATCATACTTGcttcttaaaaaaaccaacaaagaaACTGATACCAAAAAAGAGATACTAATACATGATATTCAAAATCattatagaatggtttgtgttggaaaggaccttataGATAATCTAGTTCTACCTTCCCTACCATGTGCTGGGACGCCTtctactagaccaggttgcttagAAATGTCTGATCtaagatataaaaatatagtgtaacatgctaaaaaaaaaaaaaattaggaatagAGTTGATCTTAAATTAGGCAGAAGACTGGGGTGTTAACTTTTTCTTACAATCCTGTAAAATACAGAAGCTCTTTTTTCCATAAACCATTTGTGTAAGTATTCATATTTCACAGTGGGGAAAGTTCTTTTATAAAAGCCTAATGTTTCACAATCAGATTTTGCTGAAAGATATTTTCCAATATGCCATGCTATGTATGATTTTTGCCCCTTCCTTTGCTTGCTAGATCATTCATCTTGGCATTCATTTTTTATACTAAAATcagttaattattttaattctaaAGGTCCAGTTTTAAagagccccccaaacccagctTCCATTAAAGTTTTTATGGGAGACCTTGGCATGTACTTCAGTGTGAGCAGGTGCCAAATGAGCAAAGAATGaatgaagaaatgaagaaaatactGCTGCAAATAAAGGAAGTGTTTGTAGAAAACAGACATTGCACAGCAGTACTCAGAAATGTTCTAAGTAGAATCACTTGTGCTAAGAGAGGCAATTGTCTTGGTTCTGCATTGCTGTGAATCTGCTGGTGCCACTCTAGTGTTCCCAGTCATTCTGCTTTAATCCAGATAGAtaacattaaaattaatttgattgGGAGGGGTCTGTGTCTTTCTGAGAAATATTTGCCTTTGGGGTAGTAGCAGAAATACACTAAAGGCAGTGCAAGAAAGCACACCCAGTGTAACTTGTTGTAGCGTAACATCGCTCAGCTTCATCTCTCTCTATGGTGTCTCATGCCAGTTAACAGTGAAGGCGACTAAAGAATGTCCATATGTGTGCTGAAGGAGGTTTTCCTGTGGCCTGCTCTGAGATGGTCACTGCAAGATCTTGCTGTGAGGAGAACTTTTGGAGAAAAGTATCAGGAGGGAGTCAAATTAAAAAGCAATAGGCATAAGGACAATAAACTGAAAGTAGTAATGTAATCTTCAAACTGCAGTAGGAAACATGCTGAATGGAGAAAAATTCATCAGCTGAAATATCAGTTTGTAGAATGTTTTTGGGCTAAGAGAGGAGGCATTATCACTGACTTCTAAAAAGTTATTTCCCCTTGTTCAGATTGCTAGTGCAACTACTGCTCCATCAATCCCTACACATCTGTCTCCGGGCTTGAAAGATGTGACTCTTCGGTGTTTAGAACTTCAACCTCAGGACAGACCACCTTCAAGGGAGCTGCTGAAACACCCAGTCTTCCGTACTACATGGTAGCTACTTATTTGTAAGGCTGAAATACTGAAGAAAATGCTACTGAATATACAGTAACTGTCTTGCAGTGCAGTTACGTGCAGCAAATTATATTATTCTGCTGGCCTTAATGATAGATATATCAAGAGCATAAGGCCAGTGGAGGACCCTACCTAAGTATGTGATTGACAAATCAAGATCTTTACCTAAGCTCAGTATGCAACATTTGACAATTCATGCAGAGATTTGTAAACTGTGCCTTTTCAAACATCTGGCTCTATGttaacataaaaatatttttccttaaatCTGCATGATTATTTAGCAGGtaagtgatttttattttatttagagCACTTTTTCAGCACTATTAGAAGCTGAGAGGCTCAAGATCTATTTTAATATCGCAATCACTGTTCAATTTCACATGTAGATGCTCTGCAATTAGTAAGTTTTCAATACTGGTTAAAAGGACATTCTGTCTGCTCTCTGAGTTACAAATCCAAATATTGatggaaactttaaaaaaagcatTTGCCTTCCTATAAAGTAAGAGCAGGCACTCATGGTTCACTGTGCATTTACTGCTGGCCATGTAATTTCTTTTGAAATCAaagtttttctttgtatttttaactTTCATGAAAAGgggatattttaaaatagtctTTAGAAAAAAAGATGCAAGCTGTGTCAAGGAATATTTTCCTGACACAAGAGTTTTAAAACCAGATTTGCTGGAAATCTGGGATAAAATGCCACTTTCAACAAGGATGTTGAAGGCTCTGATAGTATAGGTTATTTAATAAACAAGATTGTTCTGTATAAAGTAACTTAGTCTGAACCATGCTAGAAGTTGTTGAGCCTTTTTTTTCATATAGCTGTTTCTTCTGGCAAATCGTGTAGAGAAGTTTCATGTCAAGGGCCCCCCAAACCCAGCTTCCATTAAAGTTTTTATGGGAGACCTTGGCATGTACTTCAGTGTGAGCAGGTGCCAAATGAGCGAATCTCATTCTTTGTGTAAAGAAACTGAGGTTACATTCTCTACTGATAACAAGTTTTACCTGCTGTTTTCCTTCTGCCGTACATCATCGATTTACTGTAGCCATTAGTGgtaatttaatttgaaaatgttaaaaatattacCATAAGAAAGGTATTTATTTTAACAAGAAACAAACTTGGACTTGAAGATCCAGATAAAGTAAAATGTGAAGTAAAGCTTCACCTGTAGTGCAAAACTTGTTGGTTTTTAGgagatgtggggttttttttaaacggtttttaaaaattattttaaaggcaGGTTTTTAGATTCTGATGCATGTAATTCTGAAGGAAAATGgcagctttttcttttgcttttttaaaaatggggATCTTTTTTAATCTAATAATGATTGTGTTTAAtccattttgaaaaaaattactgttcGTGTTATAACTCTTCAGAAGCCAGTTGGATTGTTGGACTCAAATAGAATTGGTTATTTTCAAAGACTCAGGACAAGCTAAATAAGCTATAGTACCTTAAAAGTGTATAATACAAATTGGAAGCAAGACATCTTTAAAGATACGTTTACATGAATGATAGTGCTCatactaataaaaaaaaaaaacaaaccatgtCATTAGTTGTGAATGTGTTTCTTTTGGAAATTTTACATTCCTTTGTTTTTGAAGATTGGCAGACTTTGAAGAGTTAAAAAGATAATACCGAAATGTGAAGTTTGGTAGCTCTGTTTTGTACTTGACTTTTTTTTGACCACTTTAGAATTTCTCATTCTAATAAGATTGTTTCCAAGTCTTTCCTATGTGCAAGCTTTAAAGGATGCACTCTTGCCAATTCATGTACTGGAAGATCAGTTTTCAGATTAATACTGTTTCTGGCAGAAATGTAAACTGTATAAACTGATGAACCTCAGCTAATCAGTATTACTATGTAGATCACCATGCCTACCACATTTCAAACTCAAACTGCCTCTTAGGTGTCCAAATGCATTTGTTTGAGTTTGCATTTCCCTTGGCTTGCTGGTAATTGTGGTGTTTTTAAAATGGAGATGTGATgtaatattcttattttctttggaTCAAAGCTGGACTGAAAATTGTATTGTGTAATTATTTTTGTGTTCTTAATGTTATTTGGTACTTAAGTTGTAAATAACGTCTACTGCTGTTTATTCCAGTTTCTACTACCTCAGGTGTCCTATAGAGTTTCTTCTACCAAAGTTCACTTTCACAATGAAATTATATTTGCTATGTGACTGATTCCTAAGACTTCCAGGGCTTAAGGGCTAACTTCTATTAGCACCTTACTGTGCAAGCAAATTTTACAGAAATCTCTGGGTTAAGAAATTTGGCTTCATTGTAtcctttgttattttaaatatatcaagatattttaattaaaagtttTTACCCCATTGAACCAATTTTATATAGTATAATTTGTACgtattttggtggtttttgtcTTTATAGTAAATAAAAGTTTTTGAACAAGCTTTGTCCTTTGCTTACTGTAAGACAAACACATTCCTTTTACtgatggaaataaaatatttctggtaCACTTCATTGTTTATACACAATTTCATACACTTGATATATCAAGACTTATTTTCTAATAAAGGGCAGCAACAaagactaatttttttaaattcctgatGAAGAAAGGAACTTCTCTTATGACAGCACTGGTATCTACAAATCTCACTTGATTATGCCTTTAAGCCAGAAATTGTCTAAATTTTGCATTACTGCAAAGGTAACAATTATCTATTCAAGTGAGCTCGTTGGGCCAGTTCTGGAGCCATTGAAGCGTGTGTTGGAAGTCAATCTGTTTTGTGTTTCTGGTGAAATCATTCTGTTGCTTGAGATTTTAATTGCAAACATCAGCCTTTTATCATCCAGGCAATCCATATATTGCAAAGCTAGGGCTTGTTTCAGTTCTTGTCTTTCTCCAGATATTttggaaatttaaaaattaataatttttttatggaAATAGATTTCAACTATAGGCTTTCTTATGACTATAAATTTTGTATTTGGAAGGACTgcactttttattatttttattaggtAGGATGCTTTCTGCAGATAGGTACAAGTGCATAATTGAGAAAAAACTGGCAGCAGAAATCTTCAAATAAATTCTAATACCTAATTTCTCAAATCAGAAAAATGTACTCCCTGAAATGTCAGAAAGGAAAATACATGGCAAGGATTTAGTAGGAGACAAACTTACTATAATGTATCTTTATCTGATTTACTATAGAAGTTCTGAATCCTGCAGTACTGTGTCCTACTGGTGCTGTTGCAGCCTCCTTTTCAGGAACGAGGGATGGCAGAGGTGACTGGTGCCCAGCAGACGGCAGTGAATTTCAAAGACACCTATTTAGGGAACCAAGTATGTGCACAGGGCACATtcttccacaggccaagggaaAGCTCTGTGCCTGGTGTGACTTCTCCGGTGGGAATAAAATCACATTTCTGCATGTTGGTCATAGGTTGAAGGTCTGGTGGTGTTTCATCTTTGCAAGTTCTCCCTTGAGGCTAAGGACTGCCTCCAGAACATGTTGGAATGTCACGTATGTCCTTTCATCACGTGGAAGTGGGCAACTTGTGTGAATGGCTGTTGTGACCTAACAGCCCACCTCCTAAAGCTATTTCCCTTACTAACTTTTCACTCATTGCTTAGTCTTCCTTAGTAATCCGAATCCCGCTGTGACTGCCTTACTTTTAAAAGCCACAACATGCATGTGATGTGGTGACCGTGTATCTTGTTTTGTGGTTATAGCACACGGCTGCTGAAACCCGAGTTGCAAGTCTCGAAGACCTTTCTTCTGTAATTACCGAGGAAGGCCAGGAGATGGCAGGGAAGCACTTTGCAGCGGCCACTGTGccttttcctgcattttccttCAGTTTCTTCAGTTTGCACTAGCccttccctcagctcctgtTCTTGGAAAAGATGAGGCAGGCCAACAGTGGAATTGAAGTGATTATGGAATAAATCAAGGCACAACTTTAAACATTTGTAAAGCTCTGAGATGGTAAGTTAATTCTGATAGTTACTTGCTTTGATGAGCCTGTCTCAAATTTCCAAAACCCTTGTCAAAATTTCAGGTCCAGAGGAAGGAGTGTAACCCCTTAGAGTGTTTTGAGGTCTGATTTCTCTGTTTAGTCCAAAACCAATTCTCAAAAGCTCCATATTTTTAAAACTGCTTTCTGAATAAAGTAAAATACATGCatacatgtttttttttttgtcccagtTCATTGGCAGTGTTAAACTAAAACTGAAGATAAAGAGCAGCATCCAAAGATAAAATTTTTATGAAACTAGGTATCCAAGCAGCCAACGGACAACAGTGGCCAAAAATTGTAACAGTACTCTTATCTTTACATCAGTGGTGGTTTGTAGAGAATGGTTTGGGGGCCACTGCTAATTTTTGAAGACCAATTGCtgaattattgttttccttcctacatttttttaaattaccttAGAGATAAGTGATGGCAGAATGTGGCACCGAAAGGGTTTATGCCCCTGTTTGTAAATGCTTGTGATTTGTAGTATATCACTTCAATCTGTGTACTTTGATGCTGCTGCTTGCTGTACATCAGTCAGTGGGAAGCACCTTTAAATCTACAGTAGCTTATGATGCTACAAAGTACAACTCATGTCTCCTTGTGACCACAGCCACGTACTAGCTAAAAGTGTGGACAGAAATGTAACGAGGCTCAGGTCTATAACTGAGCCGCTCATTTTATGACATGGATCACAACTCTGGAGGACAAGTCttaggaggagcagctgagggagctcaggtgggggtggggatgggctcagcctggaaaaaaagaagttcGGAGGTGACCTGCCTGAGAGGAGCTTCGAGCCAGGTGCGGGTCGGCCTCTTCTCCCGGGAAACAGGATGTGAGGATGTGGCCTTAAACTGCTTTgagggaggttcaggttggatattaggaggaATTTCTTGACAGGGAGGATGATAAGACATTGGAAAGAGCTGCCCggagaggtggtggagtcacggTCCATGGAGGTGTTCAAGGGAAAATTGAACAACGATCCTCACAGTGGTATTAGGAgataggttggactcgatctgagagctcttttccagcctaattCGTTCTGTGATGACTATCAGGCACTAACAGCCCTTAGAATCGCTGGAAGCAGGCACTGGATGATTTTGGAGAGGTGCTCTGACAGTGTAAGGAGTGGTCTTCAACGGCCGCTTCTGGATTATTTTTAAACCACCTTTTCATCTGATTTTGTCTTTTCGGATTGTTCAGTATAACACAGAAGGTGCAACGTAACATTGTTCCGAGAGAACCGTGTGTATTTCCGTCTGTAAGTGTGCACCCAGATCTATACGTTTTCATTCCCGGTGCCTGCAGGTCTCCCCACCCTGGGTACCGCGCCTCATTAGACGCGGAGCGAGAGCCGCCctcatccccggccccggggctgcccctcACGGCCCGCCCGCCGCTCACCGCCCCACCTGCCGCTCGCAGCCAATGGCAGCTCACGACACAAACGCGCCGGCGTGTGTCCGGGGCGCGGATTGGCTGTTCCAGTTTGCGCGGGCGCGGCGCGGCAGCGGGGCGGTGCCGGGGCCGTGAGGGAGAGGCCGCCATGCTGCGGGAGCTGCGGCGGCGCTGGCGCTCCTACAAGTACCGCTTCGTGCCCTGGCTCGCCCTCAACCTCCGCCGCCAGCGCAGGTGAGGCGCGGGGAAAGACCCCGGGCGCCAGCCCAGACCCCGCTGCCCCTCATCGGGATGGTCTGGGGCGCCGCAGGAGCTCACTCAGAAGTGCTTTGGTCGCCCCTCGGCTGTCATTAAATTCTTAGGCACCTTAAAATGGTGTTTAAAGttgtaggtaggtaggtaggtagatAGAAAGATAGATGGATGATATGATAAGATAAATAATTCCTTCTTGGTAAGATGTCTATGCCATCGTAAAAGTAGTGTTTGAATTTAAGTTATTATGACATGGTTATAAGtagcaaaattaaaataagcaaCTAAATTAAAACCTTCCTTGCCcatgcaatattttttttgcttaattTAAAGTGTAATGAgctctttgtttttaaaataaatattattataattatgttttattttcagtgctTTTTCCACTGAGAGCTCAGTAAGGTTTAACGTACTTGTGGTAAATACTCAGAGATGAGGATTTATAGTAGAATAAGTACTAGTTTTTATTAAACAGtctttttcagtgttttagGAACAGTGGCTTTAGCTTGAACAAGCATGAACAAAGCTTGGggttttctaaaaaaaacagTGTATTGAAGTTACTGGGTGCTGCAAAATGGCTCTTCTctacttagaaaaaaaaagtaatatatgtttctaattttaaaatattttattttctttacaggACCCTTCGATATGTTCCTGAAAGCTCTCAAGACAAAATTATTGCTGATGAAGACGTCTTTGAAACACTACTGAAAACATTTAAAGCTCTGTTCATTAATGACTTTAGTCGACAAGCAGATATTCTGGCCTTACTTCCAGAAGTCAAGTGTCAATATCTAGAATTActttctgtggagcagaagcAATCAGAAGTAAACTCTTGTAACCATCAGGGTCAGCATGTGTTTAGTCCTGAGGAGGTTTTGTTCAACACTCTTGGGTTCACTGTTAGCAGAGACCGGAGTTCGCTGGTGTCTGCTGGAACTGGAGTCTTTGTTACCAGAGGTTTTGTTCCCAGGGGGACGGTGGTGTCTATGTATCCTGGTAATGGAGTGTTCCTATTTTTGATTAAGTTAGATGGGACTTCTAACCATCTGATCATGGAATGCCAAAGATCTACACTAATTTTTGTTCTGTGGGTTTTCTTTCTATCATTCCTTAACAAAATCACCAGTTAAGCGGCATGAGAATATTTATAAACTACTTAGAGTTATTttggaaatataaaaaaaaatgtttataaaaaAATTTAGTAGTTAAAGCCTGATTTTCCTGCAGCTGCAAGACTTGTTTTGGATTCTTTAAATGTAAGTGCACAGGAGAAATTTAAAGTAGGTGAACAGAACAGTTGAATTCCTTGGGGTTTCTGTTTTGGTTCAGGATTTGAAAAATGATGTTTGAGATCTCCACACAGGTCAGTAGACAATTGCATGAGCTTCTTCAAAGTATAGAAGTACAGAGTGGAGGATGGAAATAAAACCTTCATTTAGCAGAACTTTATTCCATGAAGTGTGTTTGGAAAAATCAGTACTCTCTTCCTCATTTCTCGGAACTGCATTTGCATACATTTCTTGAAAAGGTTTGTAATTCTGTCAGTGTGGTGAAGCtagcagctctgctgagttgCTTTGGGTTTGTTAATGTTTCATCTTACAGCAAAATCATCTCCCGTGGTCTCTGGCCTGTGCCAGCAACGCAGGattgggagcagccccagcattcCTGGGGCAGTGGAGTACATATTTTGGAGTGCCTGGCCACTGCCATTGATTACCTGTGGACTGACTGGTAGTTGAGTGCCAGCGAGAGAGCCTGCCACTTGTGCAGCTCACTTCAGATTTCAGGCACGTGCTAGATGTGAGCGTAGGCTCATTCAGAGTCTCGTGTGACAGCTCTTGTAGCAAAACAAGAGGATGGGCTGTTGAAATCCCTTCTCAGGGTATTGACCTGCCATGCGGGGCATGGGACCTGCGTACAGGCACTGCAGCCTGCCTTTGGCTTTGCCTGGCTCCTTGTGAGATTGCAGTGCAGGATTTCTGCAGAGAGGTGCTGAAGATGCAGTGGGTGTGAGGGATGCAGGACAACAATTTCATGAAAATTGGCAAGCCAGTCAGCTTGCCGGTTGCTTTTCTCTGCTTGGAAGTCATGGCAGGTTAAATCCTCCCCTCAGATTTGGGCAACAGTCTGCTGAACTATTTTGTTGCTGGTTTGACATTTTTCATCTCCTGGACCAAACAAAAGCCCTGTGGTAATGGAGGGAGGTGTTTCAGATTCTTTGCTGAATCTGTGTGTGTCTTTGAGAGTCCTGGAGCTGTGTTTTCCTGAACAAGTATCACCTGATGTTTTCATCTCTGAAGCACACTAGTTGGCTGTAGGGCTTAATCTACCACTCCCAAAGATACTAATTTCAGGCCTTGTATGATTTTCTGTGAGGCTTCTCTCTTTATAATGTATCAGCTCATTTACTTGAAAGGGGATTTTTTACACCCCAAAAAGTTACATCTGAAAGTTTGTAGGTTTACAGATGTCAGTGTCACTAAGTGAGAGGGGATTTCTGTCCTACCCACTGTCTCTCCTTTGAGTTTCTGTGTGGAGAGGACTGAAAGCCCATTCTGACAGTTAacttattttcttctgaaataataTCTGTCTTGCAACAGGTACAGTATACAGAAAGCATGAGCCCATCTTTTTCCAGTCCCTTGGCAATCCCTTTATTTTTAGGTGCATTGATGGTGTTCTTATTGATGGGAATGATAAGGGACTGTCAAGATCAGTGTACAGGTAAGCAGAAGAAATAGAGGATTGTCACTCTTCTGATTTAAAACAGGGATACTCCTcatctttgtttcttttcctgagTTGTACATGATTGTCATCCACCTGTGCCTTGCTCATAATGCAAACAGCACAAGGGTGAGAGATGTTGGGTGTGATCCATTATGTACTTGTGTCTTCATCCGTAACGCCAGTGAGATGCATTTTGATGTAGAGATCTTCCTGTACAGAAAATAGTTGTACTACAGCAGGATGTAGTGTAAAAGTATTGAAATGTTTCTGAGCTGCTACTCAAACCTGCTTAAGGTTTGAGTCCAAGTCCCTGCTCCTTGTGGGACTACCTAAAACTGAACCGTGTGACTAAGAGCATCACGGAAACATTCCGTGAACTGTTTGGGATCTGTTGGTCTGTGCACATGCCTTCCACCCCAAGTGGGTTGGGCAGCTGTACGTTTATGCAGTGGCCATTCCTACAAAGGAAGTAAGATAACGTGTGAGATGAAGGAGCCTTGATCCACGCTAATGCTGTTGGGCATTTCAGGTCTTGCAGCAGAAGAGATCAACTTGGCCCTTTTCAAATGAGTGATGAGAGCTGGCTCACAGCCACCCTGCAAAACCCACTGGCAGTGGGACAGTACGTCAACAACTGCTCACATGGTAAGTTGTCAGGTAAATTTTCCAAGAATGTGTTTGGCTTTATGGatataaattattttgaagTGACAGAGAGAACAGGAAATTGATCTTGTGGGGGCAGTAGTACTGTCTAAAGCAAGCACTTATGGAGTAAAacttttctgaggttttttgtCACAGCTGACTGTTAGAATTCTTCCATGCAGCAACACTTCAAATACACTTTTTTGTTTCTCACTGATGCCCCAGTTTCCCTCCTGGTATGTAGAATGAAAGGCACACACCCCAAAAGTGAGATGGTGGGAAAGGATATCTGGCAAAATGCCACCGGACTAGGACAATTTAGAGTTGCAGATCAAGTTTCCCAGTATTGTTCTAGAAGGCTTTGTGAGAAAACTACCCACGGTGACATGTACAGTAAGATTCTATCACTGCTCACTTTGAACTGTAAGACCTTTTTTAGACTTCCTTACATTAATGCACAAAATCTAGGAAATTGTTGTAATCGCACTTGTTGGACCTGAAGAAGGGAACTACTTACTCTGTTCACTGTTGGTCTTAAGTAACTCACAGGAACAGTTGTACTGTACAAAGAGCTGAATTGATACCATACTCAGCTTCTAAGTGGGTTTCATTACCTGCATTACACTGAAGATTCTCTGCCTCCAAGTAGCATTCAGAaaggctgctggaggagcaaAGCTTGCTGGTGATTGGCACAGAGATACAGGGATGTCCCATGAAACTGTTTCTTCCAGGTCATGTGTATGTGATTTTTCTCCCTGCCTATGTTTCTGACATGTTTTGCCACaaggcaaaaatattttccaattttttttttattgtaaaagcAAACACTGTATTTGGAACTATTAGCAGCACTGTAAGCTACCCCTGGCACTAAGCAAGATGTGCCTCTTCATTGACATGTTGATAACTGGGCAAAGCTCCTATAGTTGATTGCATACCACTTGTGTATTTCAAAATAGGCCTTCAGAGGAGCGCAGCACCTCCCAACAGAGGAATGGTTTTCAGGCTTGGTGAAGCATCTGGTTCTTCTGTAGCAGCAGCACATTTGATGTTTTTACATGTCTCTAAGCACTAtctaataacttttt
Coding sequences within it:
- the SETD9 gene encoding SET domain-containing protein 9 isoform X1, which gives rise to MLRELRRRWRSYKYRFVPWLALNLRRQRRTLRYVPESSQDKIIADEDVFETLLKTFKALFINDFSRQADILALLPEVKCQYLELLSVEQKQSEVNSCNHQGQHVFSPEEVLFNTLGFTVSRDRSSLVSAGTGVFVTRGFVPRGTVVSMYPGTVYRKHEPIFFQSLGNPFIFRCIDGVLIDGNDKGLSRSVYRSCSRRDQLGPFQMSDESWLTATLQNPLAVGQYVNNCSHEKAANVCYQEFDVPGHFPVELKQYLPNIVYSHDIESHLRCVVLVTLRDIKQGEELFSNYYTVVS
- the SETD9 gene encoding SET domain-containing protein 9 isoform X2, with the translated sequence MLRELRRRWRSYKYRFVPWLALNLRRQRRTLRYVPESSQDKIIADEDVFETLLKTFKALFINDFSRQADILALLPEVKCQYLELLSVEQKQSEVNSCNHQGQHVFSPEEVLFNTLGFTVSRDRSSLVSAGTGVFVTRGFVPRGTVVSMYPGTVYRKHEPIFFQSLGNPFIFRCIDGVLIDGNDKGLSRSVYRSCSRRDQLGPFQMSDESWLTATLQNPLAVGQYVNNCSHEKAANVCYQEFDVPGHFPVELKQYLPNIVYSHDIERLAANERAHRFV